From Candidatus Palibaumannia cicadellinicola, the proteins below share one genomic window:
- the lgt gene encoding prolipoprotein diacylglyceryl transferase: MISKYLNFPQLDPVIFSLGPFSLHWYGIMYIIGFLFAMFMAMRSIKKPGSYLIKTEVENLLYLCFLGLFIGGRIGYVLFYNLEMWLDNPIYLFKVWDGGMSFHGGLIGVITVIFLFTHSTKRNFFQVSDFIAPLVPFGLGVGRLGNFINGELWGRVTTDTRWAMLFPGSIDADKNLLIHNINNPQLQLIFDKYGMLPRHPSQLYEMILEGIVLFIILHWFSYKPRPIGSISGLFLICYGILRIIVEFFRQPDAQLGLLYNIISMGQILSIPMIFAGIIIFLWSYYRLT; this comes from the coding sequence ATGATATCAAAATATTTAAATTTTCCTCAATTAGACCCAGTTATTTTTTCCTTAGGTCCATTCTCTCTGCATTGGTATGGTATTATGTATATAATTGGTTTTTTATTTGCTATGTTTATGGCAATGCGCTCCATCAAAAAACCAGGTAGCTATTTGATAAAAACTGAAGTAGAAAACTTGTTATACCTATGCTTTTTAGGGTTATTTATCGGCGGTAGAATAGGTTACGTATTGTTTTACAATTTAGAAATGTGGCTGGATAATCCTATATATTTATTTAAAGTATGGGATGGTGGCATGTCATTTCATGGTGGTCTAATTGGCGTTATTACTGTAATTTTCTTGTTTACACACAGTACTAAACGTAATTTTTTTCAAGTGTCTGATTTTATAGCACCACTAGTACCATTCGGACTAGGTGTTGGCCGTTTAGGTAATTTTATTAATGGCGAGTTATGGGGAAGAGTAACAACAGATACTAGATGGGCAATGTTATTTCCAGGATCTATAGATGCAGATAAAAATCTATTAATACATAATATTAATAATCCACAATTGCAGTTAATTTTTGATAAATATGGGATGTTACCTCGTCATCCGTCACAGCTATATGAAATGATACTTGAAGGTATAGTATTATTTATAATACTTCATTGGTTTAGCTATAAGCCACGTCCAATAGGTAGTATATCTGGTTTATTTTTAATTTGTTATGGTATATTACGTATAATAGTAGAATTTTTTCGCCAGCCTGATGCTCAATTAGGATTATTATATAATATAATTAGTATGGGACAAATTCTTTCAATACCAATGATTTTTGCAGGAATAATTATTTTTTTATGGTCCTATTATCGCCTGACTTAG
- the thyA gene encoding thymidylate synthase, whose protein sequence is MKQYLDLMRLVRTNGQFKEDRTNTGTLSIFGYQMRFNLNNGFPLITTKKCHISSIIHELLWFINGDTNVSYLRKNKVTIWDEWTNDNGDLGPIYGRQWRAWGTADGQYIDQLSKVINQLKYNPNSRRIVVSAWNVGEIDKMALAPCHVLFQFYVANGVLSCQLYQRSCDIFLGLPFNISSYALLIHMLAQQCDLQLGEFIWTGGDIHLYCNHLNQTDLQLTRNPRLLPKLVINRRPSSLFQYQFTDFDLIGYDPYPAIKAPVAI, encoded by the coding sequence ATGAAACAGTATCTAGATTTAATGCGCCTAGTTCGCACAAATGGACAATTTAAAGAAGATCGTACTAATACTGGTACATTATCTATTTTTGGTTATCAAATGCGCTTTAATCTTAACAATGGTTTTCCTTTAATTACTACTAAAAAATGCCATATAAGTTCAATAATACATGAATTATTATGGTTTATTAATGGAGATACTAATGTTAGTTATCTTAGAAAAAATAAAGTAACTATTTGGGACGAATGGACAAATGATAACGGTGATCTTGGTCCTATTTATGGACGTCAGTGGCGTGCATGGGGTACAGCAGATGGACAATACATTGATCAATTAAGTAAGGTAATCAATCAATTAAAATATAATCCAAATTCTCGTCGTATTGTTGTTTCTGCTTGGAATGTTGGAGAAATAGATAAAATGGCTTTAGCACCATGCCATGTTTTGTTTCAATTTTATGTTGCTAATGGTGTGTTATCATGTCAGCTTTATCAACGTTCCTGCGATATTTTTCTCGGTCTACCATTTAATATATCTAGTTATGCATTACTAATACATATGTTAGCGCAACAGTGCGATTTACAGCTTGGAGAGTTTATATGGACAGGGGGAGATATTCATTTGTACTGCAATCATCTTAATCAAACAGATCTACAACTAACACGTAATCCTAGATTATTACCGAAGTTAGTAATTAATAGACGCCCATCTTCACTATTTCAATATCAGTTTACGGATTTCGATTTAATTGGATATGATCCATATCCTGCTATTAAAGCACCAGTAGCAATATAA
- the recC gene encoding exodeoxyribonuclease V subunit gamma produces MLTIYHSNKLDLLKNIAVRLISQCKLPDPLQQELILVNSYCMAQWIQMELACSFDIAANINFYLPANFIWKIYNCLLPDFNIEKLLSKSAMTWRIMKIMQRLYNTSDFNLIRESIKEDIDKRKQFHFAISVADLFDQYLIFRPDWLEIWLHGKQLVNLGDHQRWQAKLWQALIEDIFSTKTKFLHFDNLYQSLLKTIQNSDARRRLIGLPERIFIFGLPSLPPLYMKIINLLGNYIDIHLMFINPYRNDRIKIDSNTCLKLNNQIEPNIGNPLLKSWGKLGRDTISIFSKLKNVHNVEDFLEFSSGEECLLSVVQRDILEDYSLLNNKKRLLQPKDRSISIHVCHSPQREIEVLHDNLLYMIAENKDISPREVIVMVADIDIYAPAINAVFGNATEERYLPFSIYDYRVKNFHPVLKVFLSLLKLPFSRCTSEEILALLDIPALAARFSMSKKNINLLGQWIAESGIRWGLDDDMLSDLMFPAATGQQHTWQFGLHRMLLGYAMDKNSGTWQDILPYNESSGLIAELIGKLAELLVVLRRWRNYLIQSRPLNQWLTSASDIINDFFISTIDIETEAALTLVVNHWQQMLQFSLESNYDEPVSIILLHDELTMRLAQEGISKSFFLGKINFCTMMPMRSIPFKIVCLLGMNDGVYPHTTIFPVSFDLIAQHPRLGDSNRRDEDRYIFLEALLSAKYYFYISFIGTKIQDNSSCYPSVLVSELTNYITQSFYLSGDEQLKEQTIVRNIRNYLWQLHSRMPFAPENFITDSENQSYSKEWFLAAKAAANVANANNHYQKPQYAFISSLSSMQEEIIVLDDLKNFYKHTVRTFFQKRLAIWLDQEQQYIIPDTEPFQITDLNNFNIKEKILNTLIEKNNIEIIYQQVRTAGMLSYGAFGKIYWKKECNSMMKLAANIRLFILPKFFSQEVKLTIGKTDLIGWLPRVQNNGLLRWRPSAIYINDGLQLWIEHLAYCAIGGHGDSRLFGTNGYWHFSVLSEEEAKNYLLTLVNGYWQGMSEPLLLLNRSGGAWLNHCFNRNTNNIDWNKQIQQEAKDKMIQSWKGDKFFYGEKRDPYLQLLIRKLNKEHITAIIQAAESYFMPILKHNNIASYF; encoded by the coding sequence ATGTTAACTATTTATCATTCTAATAAACTAGACCTATTAAAGAATATTGCTGTTAGATTAATTTCTCAATGTAAGCTACCTGATCCATTACAGCAAGAATTAATATTAGTAAATAGCTATTGTATGGCACAGTGGATACAGATGGAATTAGCTTGTTCTTTCGATATTGCAGCTAATATTAATTTTTATTTACCTGCCAATTTTATCTGGAAAATTTATAACTGCTTGTTACCAGATTTTAATATAGAGAAACTATTATCTAAGTCAGCAATGACTTGGAGAATTATGAAAATAATGCAGCGTTTGTACAATACATCTGATTTTAATCTCATTAGAGAGTCTATAAAAGAGGATATAGATAAGCGTAAACAGTTTCATTTTGCTATAAGTGTAGCAGATTTATTTGACCAATATTTGATTTTTCGCCCAGACTGGTTAGAAATATGGCTGCATGGTAAGCAACTGGTTAATTTAGGTGATCATCAACGCTGGCAAGCTAAGTTATGGCAAGCTTTAATAGAAGATATATTTTCTACAAAAACAAAATTTTTACATTTTGATAATTTATATCAAAGTTTACTTAAAACTATTCAAAATAGTGACGCACGACGACGTCTTATAGGATTACCAGAAAGAATATTTATTTTTGGTCTTCCTTCGCTACCACCGCTATATATGAAAATAATAAATTTATTAGGTAACTATATAGACATACATTTAATGTTTATTAATCCATATCGTAACGATAGGATAAAAATAGACAGTAATACATGCCTTAAATTAAACAACCAAATAGAACCTAATATAGGTAATCCTCTATTAAAATCTTGGGGAAAATTAGGTAGAGATACTATATCTATTTTTTCTAAGCTAAAAAACGTGCATAATGTAGAAGATTTTTTAGAATTCTCCTCTGGAGAGGAATGCCTACTTAGTGTAGTACAAAGAGATATATTAGAAGACTATAGTCTTCTAAATAATAAAAAAAGATTGCTACAGCCAAAAGATAGATCTATTAGTATACATGTTTGCCATAGCCCCCAACGTGAAATAGAAGTATTGCACGATAATCTACTTTATATGATAGCAGAAAATAAAGATATTTCCCCGCGAGAAGTAATTGTTATGGTTGCTGATATTGATATTTATGCTCCTGCTATTAATGCTGTTTTCGGCAATGCAACAGAAGAACGTTATTTACCTTTTTCTATCTATGATTACAGAGTGAAAAATTTTCATCCTGTATTAAAAGTATTTCTAAGTTTACTTAAATTACCATTTAGCAGATGTACCTCTGAAGAAATTTTAGCTCTACTAGATATTCCTGCTCTAGCAGCTCGTTTCTCTATGAGTAAAAAAAATATTAATTTACTTGGTCAATGGATAGCAGAATCTGGTATTCGTTGGGGGCTAGATGACGATATGTTAAGCGATTTAATGTTCCCAGCAGCTACTGGTCAGCAGCATACTTGGCAGTTTGGTTTACATCGTATGCTATTAGGCTATGCAATGGATAAAAATAGTGGAACGTGGCAAGACATTTTACCTTATAATGAATCCAGCGGATTAATTGCTGAATTGATAGGTAAGTTAGCCGAACTATTAGTAGTATTACGCCGTTGGCGTAATTACTTGATTCAATCTCGTCCGCTTAATCAATGGCTAACCAGCGCAAGCGATATAATTAATGATTTTTTTATCTCTACCATTGATATAGAGACAGAAGCAGCTTTGACATTAGTAGTAAATCATTGGCAGCAGATGCTGCAGTTTAGTTTAGAATCAAATTATGACGAACCAGTATCTATTATTTTGTTGCATGATGAATTAACTATGCGTCTAGCTCAAGAGGGGATAAGTAAAAGTTTTTTTTTAGGAAAAATTAACTTTTGTACTATGATGCCAATGCGTTCTATTCCTTTCAAAATAGTTTGCCTATTAGGCATGAACGATGGTGTATATCCGCATACTACAATATTTCCGGTTAGTTTTGATTTAATAGCGCAGCATCCGCGACTAGGCGATAGTAATAGGCGTGATGAAGACAGATATATATTTCTTGAAGCACTGTTATCAGCTAAATATTACTTTTATATCAGTTTTATTGGCACAAAAATCCAAGATAATAGTTCTTGTTATCCATCTGTACTAGTTAGTGAACTGACTAATTATATTACACAAAGCTTTTATCTTTCTGGAGACGAACAACTGAAAGAACAAACTATAGTTAGAAATATACGTAATTACTTATGGCAATTGCATAGTCGTATGCCTTTTGCACCAGAAAATTTTATTACTGATAGCGAAAATCAGAGTTACTCTAAGGAATGGTTTTTAGCTGCTAAAGCAGCTGCTAACGTAGCTAATGCTAATAATCACTACCAAAAGCCGCAATATGCTTTTATTAGTTCACTATCTAGTATGCAAGAAGAGATAATAGTATTAGATGATTTAAAAAATTTTTACAAACATACAGTACGAACTTTTTTTCAGAAAAGGCTAGCTATTTGGTTAGATCAAGAGCAGCAATATATTATTCCTGACACTGAACCTTTTCAGATCACAGATCTTAATAATTTTAATATTAAAGAAAAAATATTAAATACACTGATTGAGAAAAACAATATAGAAATTATATACCAACAAGTACGTACTGCAGGTATGCTGTCTTATGGTGCTTTTGGCAAAATATACTGGAAAAAAGAATGTAATAGCATGATGAAGCTAGCAGCTAATATCAGATTATTTATCTTACCTAAATTTTTTAGCCAGGAAGTAAAATTAACTATTGGTAAAACTGACCTGATAGGATGGCTACCAAGAGTACAAAATAATGGTCTGCTTCGCTGGCGTCCAAGTGCAATTTATATTAATGATGGTTTACAACTATGGATAGAGCATCTTGCTTATTGCGCGATTGGTGGACATGGTGATAGCCGATTGTTTGGTACAAATGGTTATTGGCATTTCTCAGTACTGTCAGAAGAAGAAGCAAAAAATTATTTACTTACGTTAGTTAACGGTTATTGGCAAGGAATGTCAGAGCCCTTGTTGTTGCTGAATCGTTCAGGTGGAGCGTGGTTAAATCACTGTTTTAACAGAAATACTAATAATATAGATTGGAATAAACAGATTCAACAAGAAGCTAAGGATAAAATGATCCAGTCTTGGAAAGGAGATAAATTTTTTTATGGGGAAAAAAGAGATCCTTATTTGCAACTACTAATACGTAAATTAAATAAAGAGCATATAACGGCAATTATTCAGGCTGCAGAGTCTTATTTTATGCCAATATTAAAGCATAATAATATAGCATCCTATTTTTGA